Genomic window (Ardenticatena maritima):
CTTGAACGCGCTCTGGACTGACGGCGGTTTGCTCTACTCGCCGCCATTCCGCTAAGCCCAACGACGCGAAGGGCGGCTGCAACACGTAGCCGCCCTTCTTTTCTTGCATTCATCAATGTTGAGCGCATTCGTTTAGAGAGATTTTTGGTGGAGGAACATTTTTATGGCCCACACCACGCTACCGAACGAACACACACGTCCCCCATTCTGGCGTGACGAACGTGTCCTGGCCATTATCGCGCAAATCATCTTTTTGCTTGTTGTGGTGGTAACAGCTCGCTACCTCTTCAACAACGCGCGCGAAGGTCTTGCGCAAGCAGGGTTGACACCGGGCTACGACTTTCTGCGCTTGCGTGCCGGTTTCGACATTGGCGATACCATCATTCCCTACACGTCCGATGACACCTACGCCCGCGCCTTCCTCGTCGGTATCGTCAACACCGTGCGCGTCGCCCTGATTGGGATTGCCCTCGCAACCATTCTGGGCACTATCATGGGCATCTTGCGCCTTTCGCCCAACCTGCTGCTGCGTGGCATTGCCACCGTTTATGTTGAAACCATTCGCAACACTCCTCTGCTGGTGCAACTCTTTTTCTGGTACACCGCCGTCATGCTGAAATTTCCACGTGTTCGGCAAGCCATCGTTTTGCCGGGTCCCACGTACCTCAGCAATCGCGGGCTTGCCATTCCATGGATCGAGCCACTTGAAGGGTTCCGCGTCTGGCTGGGTTTCTTCGTAGCCGCATTCGTCATTGCGTATATCGTCTACCGCATCCAATGGGCGCGTGAAGACCGCACCGGGCAAACATCCTACCCCATCACATCCAGTATCATCGCCTGGCTTGTGATTGTCGTAGCCGGCTGGTTTCTGGCACCGGGGCAACCGTTTGGCATCACACGCCCCGAATTGGCTGGCTTGAACTTCACAGGCGGCACAGTTCTGGCGCCGGAATTTGCGGCGCTGCTCATCGGGTTGGTGGTCTATACAGGGGCGTTCATTGCTGAAATCGTCCGCGCCGGCATTCAAGCCGTGGACAAAGGGCAACGTGAAGCGGCTACGGCATTGGGGCTTTCTACCGTGCAAAGCCTGCGATTTGTCATTTTGCCGCAAGCCATGCGTATTATCATCCCACCCATGACTAGCCAATACCTCAACCTGACCAAAAACTCCAGTCTGGCTTTCTTCATCGGCTTCCCAGACCTGTTTGCCGTCTCAACGACCATTCAAAACCAAACCGGCAAAGCGTTGGAAGTGATTTCCATCGTAATGGCATGCTATCTCACAACAAGTTTGCTCACATCGCTCTTTATGAACTGGTACAATCAAAAAGTGCGTCTGGTTGAGAGGTAACCCATGACAGCAACACCCCAAACCCGCACAACACCTTCGCTCGCCATGAGCATCACGCATTGGATTCGTGATAACCTGTTCACACCATGGTACAACGCGCTCATTACGATTGTTCTCACGCCTGTGCTGGCATTCGTGGTGTACCGCATTCTGGCATGGGTCTTTTTCGCCGCGGAATGGAATGTCGTCAAACAAAACCTGCGGCTTTTTATGGTCGGCCCTTACCCTCAAGAAGAATTGTGGCGCTCGTGGGTCACATTGGGTATCGTGGTCGCGCTCGGAGGGCTCAGTTGGGGGGCCTGGCGCGGACGAGAATGGACAGCCACCATCAGCGCCATTCTGCTTGGTGTGCTGGCGTTTCTCTTCTTGCCCGTCACAACAGCCAGCAAAATCAACCTCCTGCTTATGGCGGGGCTCTTCATTGCCGGACAATACCTTGGCGCCTGGCAAAACATCCGCCTACGCAAATACCTTGTGTGGCTCTGGGTGCTTTCGTTCTTCGTCGTTCTCATCATCTTGTGGGATGTACGCCCACAATCGAGCCCGCCATTCTTCAAAGCCAACATTCCTTCGGGGCAAGTTGGTGGTCTGACACTGACCATCTTGTTGGCGGTTATTGGGATTGTCGCCTCGTTTCCGATTGGGGTATTGCTTGCCCTTGGGCGGCGCAGCAGCCTGCCCGTTGTCAAGATATTTTCCATTCTCTACATTGAAATTATCCGCGGTGTGCCGCTCGTCACAGTCCTGTGGACGGCGTCTCTGCTCTTGCCGCTCTTCTTGCCCAGTGATGTCCGCGTGGACAAATTCATCCGCGCGGTCACCGGTATCACACTCTTCTCAGCCGCCTATCTTGCCGAAAACGTGCGCGGGGGGTTGCAAGCCATCCCCAAAGGGCAATACGAAGCAGCACAAGCCCTTGGGCTGAACTACCGCCAAATG
Coding sequences:
- a CDS encoding amino acid ABC transporter permease, whose product is MAHTTLPNEHTRPPFWRDERVLAIIAQIIFLLVVVVTARYLFNNAREGLAQAGLTPGYDFLRLRAGFDIGDTIIPYTSDDTYARAFLVGIVNTVRVALIGIALATILGTIMGILRLSPNLLLRGIATVYVETIRNTPLLVQLFFWYTAVMLKFPRVRQAIVLPGPTYLSNRGLAIPWIEPLEGFRVWLGFFVAAFVIAYIVYRIQWAREDRTGQTSYPITSSIIAWLVIVVAGWFLAPGQPFGITRPELAGLNFTGGTVLAPEFAALLIGLVVYTGAFIAEIVRAGIQAVDKGQREAATALGLSTVQSLRFVILPQAMRIIIPPMTSQYLNLTKNSSLAFFIGFPDLFAVSTTIQNQTGKALEVISIVMACYLTTSLLTSLFMNWYNQKVRLVER
- a CDS encoding amino acid ABC transporter permease; protein product: MTATPQTRTTPSLAMSITHWIRDNLFTPWYNALITIVLTPVLAFVVYRILAWVFFAAEWNVVKQNLRLFMVGPYPQEELWRSWVTLGIVVALGGLSWGAWRGREWTATISAILLGVLAFLFLPVTTASKINLLLMAGLFIAGQYLGAWQNIRLRKYLVWLWVLSFFVVLIILWDVRPQSSPPFFKANIPSGQVGGLTLTILLAVIGIVASFPIGVLLALGRRSSLPVVKIFSILYIEIIRGVPLVTVLWTASLLLPLFLPSDVRVDKFIRAVTGITLFSAAYLAENVRGGLQAIPKGQYEAAQALGLNYRQMMQYIILPQALRIVIPALVGQFIALFKDTTLVLIVGLLELLAIARSVISQPEFIGLQREVFVFIALIYWVFSYSMSYTSRRIEERLNVNRR